The genomic region gcaaactcgaatcctctagcctgatcggagactggaAATTGCTCAACCATCGAAATCAGCTTCTCTCTTGGCCGCCACACCACACTGTCTGCActttgccctggagaaaggggttgGACGGGGGTGTGGCGCCATTGTCTCCCCTTGGACAAGGGTGTGGcggccttgtcctcctaggacagggtCATGGTGCTCTTGTCCTTGTCCTATTTTAGGGTAGAACCTTCCTAGAatatgcattgtgggttgtgcagtgagcgggaaaactctCCCGATGttggcccgtgatgaaattcaaatccttcaaacatgtatttaagggggcattctctctctcatttgcataagttgcaGAGGtcgaagttggagagattcaagttgcacaagtgatcaagcattcaaacattcaagcattcttttctagcattgagcttTCTAAAgcttcccttcaaggctaggtgttgcattcaagtcaaggaatcaaccattgaagaggagattgatttcaacatacaattccacacaagtatttctatcaatatttcttcaacaacctcccttgaggttgtaggtgcacagctgtactttcagattcaggctccatttgtagaggcggaaaaacccttttcatttcgtagatttttcggaggaccgtgtacattcccaccatggtttgggcaaattttcatcaaattcacaaggtgacttcatctcgacattttgttgctagatccaggtgcatagcttcatcccatgttccgatctcaagttataatcgattctttgtcacttttacactacataactcaatcaattcctttccatttgaaacaaagaaaagggggatcatcctaacattctcaattcattcagaattcaatctatcatctttgtgtggagattgaatctagtgaattatctcattcccttcttcctaatgtaatggtgaaaagttcttgaaggataatcaatagtgaaactttcatctctctttgagggaaagggtagttttcctcttgatccaccaCTCATCATTATCCCACCATTACACAAACTATGGAAAGTTTCTTAGTTCAACAATTGACAACTCACTTGTGTGTACTAACAATCAACaagtaaaagataaagactaaaatGATGTCACCATGGATTGGAAGCTCATTATTGACATCTCGCAAAGACCTCTTGAATTTGTGGGGTCATCCATTTGCTCATGATCCCCCTTTTGCGAAGGTAACCTTTACAACTTAATAGTTTGAccacttttcttttatctttttgacTTTAACTTAAACTTTTGAGATGTGATTGCATTCAATGTATAATATATTTTTGATATATTGATATTAAGAGGTAACAATATTCATCATAATAATTAGTATCACACAAACAATGGCTTTGAAACTAATACAACGATCAAAGTTTTTGGACACTTACATTGAAAATTTTGTAGTCATTTCTTACTTTGATGGCCATTACAGCATATCATGGGAAAGAACTAATTTATCTTATTTTTGGAGCATTAAAGAAGTATTCACGCCATTTCTGGAGTTTAGAGGTCCACCTACAAGAGATTGAAAGCGAAGTTGGGCAAAGCTCTAAATCCAGTTTTGTTTAAGAAATCAGCGGCAACCATTAACCGCTTCGCTTCCTGCACATTTCTCTCATCTGGAATTGTGCTTTCAACCACCATAGTCGTCTTTTTATTTTTACAGAAGTTCCTGAACAATTTGCACCGAGAGATCAACACAGGGACACGGCTGAAAGATAATCGTGAGGTATTATCTTCTTTTCTAATCGCTTTTCCCATATCTCTGAGAAGGCTGTGCATGATAAATGCATCATCATCGCCTATCATTATAAGCGATTTAAACACAAGATTTGTGACGGCCGTATGCGCATCCCAGTTCAATCTTTTCCAGTACCGGATGCCCCGCTTTACCTCTTTACCTGTGAAAATGCATGCGATGTCTACAAATATCCTTTTCTCCTGATAAGTAAGAGTATCATAAGTAATCTTGAACGAGTCGTAAATTTTTCGGTGACAGATGCTCTGCGGGGTATTCAACGCTTCCCTCCAGTACTCAAGAGATTCCTTTTTGTCGTGCAAAAGATCTCCCGCGGCTTCAATTGCCAGGGGAAGACCGCAACACGCCTCCACAATCCTTTCCGACTCTTTTCTATACATTTTATCTGGCTCGGGCCTCAAAAATGCATGCCAAGAGAACAAACGCAGAGCTTCCTCAAACTCCAGTCCTTCCATCTTGTAAACCACTTCTATCTGTGCCAGGTTTAGTACGTGCTTATCACGCGTTGTTACGATCATTCTGCTTCCCCGACCGCCCCAGTTTCCGCGCATCAGTAACTCCATCTGCTTGGTATCATCAATATTATCTAAAACCACCAGGGCTCGCTGCGATGCAGAAACCTGTGTAGAATAGCGGAGGAATAACAATCATAAACAGGGACTAACGAGAAGAATTAAGAACTAGAATCAACTAAATCGTAAAGTTGTGTTTAAAATCCGAGGAATAAGAATCATAATCATAACATGGAGCAAATTCTTTAACAAAGTAATAAAAAGTCACAAACATAAACACAGACAGCGGGCTACCGAGAAGAATTAGAAGCTAGAATCAAATTAAATCCCCACTTGTAAATTACAATAGTTTGGTTATTTCAAAAATTATTTGTACAACCTCTCTGATGATCTGTTCTCGAAATTGCTTGTGGGACATGTTCCGAACGTCGGAGAGAAAAGAGCAAGAATCGAAATTTTGAAAGATATGGTTGAACACGGCCTTTGCAATGGTTGTTTTGCCACAGCCGCCCATTCCCCAAATACCGACTGTGACCACATCGGTTTGGTTGTTCAGATTCAGCAAGCGTATGACCTCTTGTACCTTGTTGTTAAGCTGGACGGGATGCTTTGCAACGTTGTGTATGGGGATTTTATCAAATGTGTTGGTAACATCACAGACTATGCGTTTCACCAGGTCTCCTTCAAAGCAGGATCTGGAGTCGAACGTCCACCCTGGAAGACTGGAAACTTGATGCAACGCCCGTTTCCACTCCTCCACGGTTTCTGACGGATATCTGCCTTTAGAATAGTGTTTCCGCAATGCTTCGCCATGTCTACTTCCCTGGCTTTCACTCTCTGCAATTCGAACCTGGAATGGCTGGACGTCATAAAAGAGGGGAATTATGAGTGCTTTTGATTTCAACATATACGTGACCTCCTGCAGACACCACGATGACCCAGCATAACTTCTGCTAAAGATGGGGATATTGATATCGCTGTTTTCGATTACCTCATTGATATCATCTCGCTTCAGCTTATTATTGTGAACACGCATTCCAATAGCATTTAAGGATTCGAAAATATGGTCTACTAAATTTTTTCTCACATCCTCCCCTCTGAAACTCAGTAAAACATGATATTTTTTGTTCAGCAAAGGGATTCTTGATGTTGGCGGCTTGTACTGAGAAAAAGAATCCATGTAGG from Cryptomeria japonica chromosome 3, Sugi_1.0, whole genome shotgun sequence harbors:
- the LOC131077766 gene encoding disease resistance protein RPV1-like, whose product is MVPFLERIHDSSSLLTKTFFNGWKKGVLRAYGADNQLDETLVATVTVLAMNGRRFHRDGKTREEDMANFFDRDKEHSRVNKMVDGGYNKKDFMAPWADMTELIMSLEIHAENPNNLVLHKGLIMLIMEYAKALGVVPSLFAKGQIPNTDVQDVSVLDMEMEDSGSAKPLVDPDYKPVEEGDMLYKPPTSRIPLLNKKYHVLLSFRGEDVRKNLVDHIFESLNAIGMRVHNNKLKRDDINEVIENSDINIPIFSRSYAGSSWCLQEVTYMLKSKALIIPLFYDVQPFQVRIAESESQGSRHGEALRKHYSKGRYPSETVEEWKRALHQVSSLPGWTFDSRSCFEGDLVKRIVCDVTNTFDKIPIHNVAKHPVQLNNKVQEVIRLLNLNNQTDVVTVGIWGMGGCGKTTIAKAVFNHIFQNFDSCSFLSDVRNMSHKQFREQIIREVSASQRALVVLDNIDDTKQMELLMRGNWGGRGSRMIVTTRDKHVLNLAQIEVVYKMEGLEFEEALRLFSWHAFLRPEPDKMYRKESERIVEACCGLPLAIEAAGDLLHDKKESLEYWREALNTPQSICHRKIYDSFKITYDTLTYQEKRIFVDIACIFTGKEVKRGIRYWKRLNWDAHTAVTNLVFKSLIMIGDDDAFIMHSLLRDMGKAIRKEDNTSRLSFSRVPVLISRCKLFRNFCKNKKTTMVVESTIPDERNVQEAKRLMVAADFLNKTGFRALPNFAFNLL